One region of Salvelinus namaycush isolate Seneca chromosome 3, SaNama_1.0, whole genome shotgun sequence genomic DNA includes:
- the LOC120044466 gene encoding 3-mercaptopyruvate sulfurtransferase-like — translation MAVQTQALVSAKWLADAIKSNLIGPNLRILDTSWHLPILKRDANAEFNQQHIPGTSFFDIDKCADKTSSMDHMLPTASYFAEYVGGLGIGNDTHVVVYDTSDFGSFSAPRVWWMFRLFGHNSVSVLDGGMKNWLAEGHPVTAKYTKPGRADFKATANQSWVKSYDDVLKNIETKQVQVIDTRPAGMFRGTEPELRDDIEPGHIPGTINMPFFKFMDASGKELELEVLAKMFREAGVDLEKPFWVTCGSGVTACHVVLAAHLLGHSGSVSVYDGSWYEWFKRAAPEHVISEGKGKQV, via the exons ATGGCGGTGCAAACCCAGGCGCTTGTTTCAGCCAAATGGCTTGCAGATGCGATAAAAAGCAACCTTATTGGACCGAATCTTCGAATTCTGGATACGTCCTGGCATCTACCGATATTAAAACGCGATGCAAATGCGGAATTTAACCAACAGCACATACCTGGAACTTCGTTCTTTGATATTGACAAATGCGCCGACAAAACTTCCTCTATGGATCATATGCTCCCAACTGCAAGCTACTTTGCAGAGTATGTGGGGGGTTTAGGTATAGGAAACGATACACATGTAGTAGTGTACGATACCAGCGATTTTGGGTCATTCAGCGCACCCCGAGTGTGGTGGATGTTCCGATTATTTGGGCACAATTCTGTATCGGTCCTGGACGGGGGTATGAAGAATTGGCTGGCCGAGGGGCATCCGGTCACTGCAAAATACACCAAGCCAGGACGTGCGGATTTCAAGGCGACCGCCAATCAATCATGGGTCAAGTCATATGATGATGTGCTGAAAAACATCGAGACCAAACAGGTGCAAGTGATTGACACAAGACCCGCCGGCATGTTCCGGGGAACCGAACCAGAACTAAGAGATG acattgAGCCTGGCCACATTCCTGGTACTATCAACATGCCTTTTTTCAAGTTCATGGATGCCTCAGGCAAGGAGTTGGAGCTTGAAGTGCTGGCAAAAATGTTCAGAGAGGCAGGGGTGGACTTGGAGAAACCTTTCTGGGTAACCTGTGGGTCAGGGGTCACTGCATGCCACGTGGTTCTGGCTGCTCACCTGCTGGGGCATTCAgggtcagtgtctgtgtatgacGGGTCATGGTATGAATGGTTCAAAAGGGCTGCCCCGGAGCATGTCATCTCTGAGGGCAAGGGGAAGCAAGTGTGA